The genomic DNA TCCTGGCGAGCGACGGCAGCGAACTGGCGCGCATCGTGCCGCCCGAGGGCAACCGCGTCGACGTGGACATCGACCAGATCCCCGTGCACGTCCGCGACGCGGCGATGGCCGCCGAGGACCGTGACTTCTACACCAACCCGGGGTTCTCGTTCACCGGCTTCGCCCGCGCGTTCAAGAACAACATCTTCGGCGGCGACCTGCAGGGCGGGTCGACGATCACCCAGCAGTACGTCAAGAACGCGCTCGTGGGCGATGCGCGATCCGGCCTGGGCGGCGTCGTCCGCAAGGCCAAGGAACTCGTCATCTCGACGAAGATGTCGCGCGAGTGGTCCAAGGACGCCGTGCTGCAGTCCTACCTCAACATCATCTACTTCGGCCGCGGCTCCTACGGCATCGCCGCCGCCTCGCAGGCCTACTTCGGCAAGCCCGTCGAACAGTTGAACGTCGCCGAGGGTGCGCTGATGGCCGCGCTGATCCAGCGTCCGTCGACGCTGGACCCGGCCGTCGACCCCGAGGGCGCCGCGGAGCGGTGGAACTGGGTGCTCGACGGCATGGTCACGATGGGTGCGTTGTCGGAGGCCGACCGCGCCGCGCAGGTGTTCCCGCCGACGGTGCCACCCGAGCAGGCGACCCAGCAGACGCAGACCACCGGGCCCAACGGGTTGATCGAGCGGCAGGTCACCAAGGAGCTACTCGAACTCTTCGACATCGACGAGCAGACCCTCAACACCGAAGGTCTGCAGATCACCACGACGATCGACCCGAAGGCGCAGCGGGCCGCCGAGGAGGCAGTGGCCGAGAACCTCGACGGCCAGATGCCGGAGATGCGCTCGGCGGTCGTGTCCATCGACCCCAGGTCCGGCGCGGTGAAGGCCTACTACGGCGGCTCGGACGCCAATGGCTTCGACTTCGCCCAGGCCGGTCTGCCGACGGGCTCGTCGTTCAAGGTCTTCGCGCTCGTCGCGGCGTTGCAGCAGGGCATCGGGCTGGGGTCCCAGATCGACAGCTCGCCGGTGACCGTCAACGGCATCACGATCAACAACGTCGAAGGCGGCGGCTGCGGAACGTGCAGCATCGCCGAGGCGTTGAAGCGCTCGCTGAACACCAGCTACTACCGGCTGATGCTGAAGCTGAAGAACGGCCCGCAGGACGTCGCCGACGCGGCGCACGCAGCGGGTGTCGCTGAGAGCATCCCCGGCATCGAGCACACGCTCAGCGAGGACGGCCAGGGCGGCCCGCCGAACAACGGCGTCGTGCTCGGCCAGTACCAGTCCCGCGTGATCGACATGGCGTCGGCGTACGCCACGCTCGCCGCGTCGGGCGTCTATCACCGCCCGCACTTCGTGCAACGGGTCGTCAACTCCGAGGGCAAGGTCCTCTTCGACGCCGCCGAGCAGGACAACGCGGGCGAGCAGCGGATCGACAAGGCGGTGGCCGACAACGTCACCTCCGCGATGCAGCCGATCGCCGGCTACTCCAACGGTCACAACCTCGCCGGCGGACGGCCGTCGGCGGCGAAGACGGGCACCAACCAGCTCGGTGACACCGGCGCCAACCGCGACGCCTGGATGGTCGGGTTCACGCCGTCGCTGTCGACTGCGGTCTGGGTCGGCACCACCGACGGGACCAGGCCGCTGGTGAACCAGTACGGGTCGCCGGTGTACGGATCGGGCCTTCCTTCCGACATCTGGAAGGAGACGATGGACGGCGCCCTCGAGGGCACGGACGAGGAGACCTTCCCGAAGCCGACCGAGATCGGTGGCTACGCAGGTGTCCCGCAGGCGCCGGTGCAGGCGCCGCCGTCGAGCACCGCGGTCGTCACCACGCCGCCGCCCCCGTCGGAGAGCGTCATCCAGCCGACGCTGGAGATCGCGCCGGGCATCACGATCCCGTTCGGCCCGCCGACCACCGTGACGGCGCCGCCGCCAGGTCCCGTCGGCGTCGACCCGAACGCACCTCCGCCCCCGGGCGGCGGCCCACTGGTCCCCGGACCCCCACCCGGCGCTCCGGTTCCCGCACTGCCTCCGCCGCCGTGACGGGTGCCGACCCGAACCGGTCGGTGGACGACGACAGCGCTGACACCATCTCGCCGGCACCGCTTGCTCAGGCTGTTTCGCCAGCTCCGCTGGCCGAAGACACGCGCAGTGACGACGTCCGAGACCTGCCCAGCCGCAATGACGTCACGGTCCGTGCGCTGTCCGGTCTGGTCGGCGGCCCGGTCGGCAAGCACGCGCTGATCGGGCGGTCGCGGTTCCTGACGCCGTTGCGCGTGATGATTGCGATCGCGCTGCTGTTCATGGCCCTCGGCTATTCGACGAAGGCCGCTTGCCTGCAGTCGACCGATACCGGGACCGCCGATCAGCGGGTCGCGGTGTGGGAGAACCAGCGCGCCTACTACGAACTCTGCTACTCGGACACCGTGCCGCTGTACACCGCGGAACTGCTGAGTCTTGGGAAGTTCCCGTACAAGTCGAGCTGGATCGAGAAGGACGGCGACGGCCGACCGCACGTGCAGTACGACGGCTCGCCTGCGGTGCGGTACATGGAGTATCCGGTGCTGACGGGGCTCTATCAGTACGTGTCGATGACGCTGGCGAAGAGCTACACCGCGCTGACGAAGCTGGTGTCGATGCCGATCGTCGCCGAGGTGGTGATGTTCTTCAACATCGCCGCGTTCGGTCTCGCGCTGGCCTGGCTGGCGACGGTGTGGGCGACGTCGCGGCTGGCGGGTCGGCGGCCCTGGGACGCCGCGGTGGTGGCGGCCTCGCCGCTGCTGATCTTCCAGATCTTCACCAACTTCGACGCGTTGGCCACCGCGGCTGCGATGGGCGCGCTGCTGGCGTGGTCGCGGAAGAAGCCGGTGCTGGCCGGTGCGCTGATCGGCATCGGCGTGGCACTCAAGCTCTATCCGCTGCTGCTCCTGCTGCCGTTGGTGATCCTCGGAGTGCGGTCGGGCCGGGTGCGCGACGTCGGCAAGACGGTGCTCGTGACGGTCGTGACGTGGGTGGCGGTCAACCTGCCGATCATGGTGCTGTTCCCGCGGGGGTGGTCGGAGTTCTTCCGGCTCAACACCCGTCGCGGCGACGACATGGACTCCATCTACAACGTGATCAAGTCGTTCACCGGGTGGCGTGGCTTCGATCCCGGCCTGGGCTTCTGGGAACCGCCGACCGTGCTCAACGGCGTGACGGCGGTGCTGTTCGCCATCTGCTGCGCGGCGATCGCCTACGTCGGCCTGACCGCCAAGCAGCGTCCGCGTCTCGCGCAGCTGGTCTTCCTCGTGGTGGCGGCGTTCCTGCTGACGAACAAGGTGTGGAGTCCGCAGTACTCGCTGTGGCTGGTGCCGCTGGCCGCCCTGGCTCTGCCGCATCGTCGAATCCTGTTGGCGTGGATGACGATCGACGCCCTGGTGTGGATCCCCCGAATGCTGTTCCTCTACGGGGAGCAGAACATGGGCCTACCCCAGGAGGTGTTCACGACGACGGTCCTGCTGCGCGACGTCGCCGTGATCGCGTTGTGCGCGTTGGTGATCCGGCAGATCTACCGTCCGGAAGAGGACCTGGTCCGGTGGCGCGGCCGCATCGACGATCCCTCCGGCGGCGTGTTCGACCGCGCACCGGACGCGTTCCCGTCGCGGTGGCCCGACCGGCTGCGGCCCGCTCAGGCGCGCACGGCGCCGCCCGCGGAGCACGTCGACGCCGCCGAGCCCGCCCCGGTCGGCGGGTCCTAGCGCTGCGACCAGCATGGATTTGGCTGGTCAGCGGCCCCCTGTGTAACCTGGGCAGGTTGCCGACGCAGGCGATACTCCTGCCACGGATTGTCCGTGGCCGTACATGACCACAGGAGGTGATGAGGTTTCCATGCGTCCATACGAAATCATGGTCATTCTTGACCCAACCCTCGACGAGCGGACTGTAGCCCCGTCGTTGGAGACGTTCCTGAACGTCATCCGCAAGGATGGTGGCTCGGTGGACAAAGTCGACATCTGGGGCCGCCGCAGGCTGGCCTACGAGATCGCCAAGCACGCCGAGGGCATCTACGCCATCGTCGACGTGAAGGCCGAGCCCGCCACGGTGTCCGAACTGGACCGCCAGCTGAACCTGAACGAGTCCGTCCTGCGGACCAAGGTGATGCGGACCGACAAGCACTAAGTCGCCAAACGACGTGCTCGTCGTGGTCGGGCCGTAGGCTCGCCTCCGACCGATCTTCATCGAGCACGCCACCGGCACTGACCTTGCGCGAAGAGCCGACAAACACATCCTCAGGAGGAAACCGTGGCTGGTGACACCATCCTCACCGTCGTCGGAAACCTGACCGCCGACCCCGAACTGCGCTTCACCCCGTCGGGTGCGGCCGTCGCGAACTTCACTGTCGCGTCGACGCCTCGTACGTTCGACCGTCAGACCAGTGAATGGAAGGACGGCGAGGCGCTGTTCCTCCGGTGCAACATCTGGCGGGAGGCGGCGGAGAACGTCGCCGAGAGCCTGACCCGCGGCTCGCGGGTGATCGTCACCGGACGGCTCAAGCAGCGTTCCTTCGAAACCCGCGAGGGTGAGAAGCGGACCGTCGTCGAACTCGAAGTCGACGAAATCGGCCCGTCGCTGAAGTACGCCACGGCGAAGGTCAACAAGGCCAGCCGCGGCGGCGGTGGCGGCGGAGGCGGCTTCGGTAGCGGCGGCGGAGGCGGCGGCTCACGTCCCTCCGAGCCGCCCAAGGACGACCCGTGGGGCAGCGCCCCGGCATCGGGTTCGTTCAACGGCGCCGACGACGAACCGCCCTTCTGATTCGAACTAGGCGTCTCGAACGACACTGACGCCGACCTAGCGATACCAAGAAAGAGAAAGACATGGCCAAGACCACGACCAAGCGTCGTCCGGCGCCTGAGAAGCCGGTCAAGACCCGCAAGTGCGTGTTCTGCTCGAAGAAGGGCAAGACGCAGAACATCGATTACAAGGACACCGCACTGCTGCGCACGTACATCAGCGAGCGCGGCAAGATCCGCGCCCGTCGCGTGACCGGCAACTGCGTGCAGCACCAGCGCGACATCGCGATCGCAGTGAAGAACGCCCGTGAGGTCGCCTTGCTGCCGTTCAGCGCGGCGACGCGGTAGATCGGGAGACGACGATGAAACTCATCCTTACTGCCGAGGTCGACCACCTGGGTTCGGCCGGCGACACCGTCGAGGTGAAGGACGGCTACGGCCGCAACTTCCTGCTGCCTCGTGGCCTGGCCATCGCGGCGTCGCGTGGCGCCGAGCGTCAGGCGACCGAGATCCGTCGGGCCCGCGAGGTCAAGTCGGTTCGCGACCGTGAGCACGCCAACGAGCTGAAGAACGCCATCGAGTCGCTGGGCGAGGTCAACCTGGCCGTCCGTTCGGCGGGCGACAGCGGCAAGCTCTTCGGTTCGGTCACCCCGTCCGAGGTCGTCTCCGCCATCAAGAAGGCCGGCGGCCCGAACCTCGACAAGCGCACCGTGCAGCTGCCCAAGGCGCACATCAAGTCGGTCGGCTCGCACCCCGTTACGGTGCGGCTGACCTCCGAGGTGAGCGCTGCGCTCACGCTGAACGTCGTCGCCGAGTAATAACGACAGCGTCAATACGCCCGGGTGGAGACTTGATCAGTCTTCACCCGGGCGTTGCTGCGTCTGGGGCGAACATTCGCCGTCGGATTTCAGTACAGCGAAGCAACGAACTGTTAACCTCGTCGGCCCGAATACGAAACGCAACACGCCCGGCATGTCAACCCAGGGCGACACGCCGGGGCAATTCGCATCCACAGTGTTTCTACGTCCGCCTACACTCTTGATCAGCGGGAATGCCGGAAACGCGCGAAGTTGCGCACAGGTTATCCCCAACCCCTCAACATGGTCGTCCTCGCCTATCCCCACACCATCCACAGCTTCGCTAACAGGACAACCTTGCGGGCGCTCCAGCAACGTCTAACGTAAGCCGCCGGTACGTCAGATGCGGGCCGCGAGCCCGAGTTGTCGGCGGGCTGACCTATGGTCGCGGGGAGCGACGTCGAACACAGGTTCGACAACTGAGTCGGGGAGGTAGACGCTTAGTGGCTGTCGTCGATGACCGGGGTCGTTCGGACTTGCGTTCCGATTCGCAGGCACCACCGCCCAGCGAGGACTACGGGCGTCAGCCCCCGCAGGACATGGCCGCCGAGCAGTCCGTCCTGGGCGGCATGCTGTTGTCGAAGGACGCGATCGCCGACGTGCTGGAGAAGCTCCGGCCCAACGACTTCTACAAGCCGGCGCATCAGAGCGTCTACGACGCGATCCTCGATCTCTACGGCAGGGGAGAGCCGGCCGACGCCGTGATGGTCGCCGCCGAACTGGAGCGCCGCGGACTGCTCAAGCGCGTCGGTGGACATCCCTACCTGCACACGCTGATCTCGACGGTGCCGACGGCGGCCAACGCCGGGTACTACGCGGGCATCGTCGCGGAGAAGGCGCTGCTGCGCCGGCTCGTGGAGGCCGGTACGCGGGTCGTGCAGTACGGGTACGCCGGGTCGGAGGGCGCCGACGTCGCCGAGGTCGTCGACCGGGCGCAGGCCGAGCTCTACAACGTCACCGACGGCCGCACGTCGGAGGACTTCGTCCCGCTCGAGCAGCTGCTGCAGCCGACGATGGACGAGATCGACGCGATCGCCTCGCAGGGCGGCATCGCTCGTGGTGTCCCGACCGGCTTCGTCGAACTCGACGAGTGCACCAACGGGTTGCACCCGGGGCAGATGATCGTGATCGCGGCCCGCCCCGGTATGGGCAAGGCGCTCGCGTTGGACACTCCGCTGCCGACGCCGACCGGTTGGACCACGATGGGC from Mycolicibacterium arabiense includes the following:
- a CDS encoding transglycosylase domain-containing protein, coding for MNSEGRQHRSAGDVPKGSSADGAGPLPPRHSAGPGPGPRPQPRQAPPQPPRRHGGPATPDDRRTAVLPPVRGNAPDPRHRDPIDVVKAALDGKPPKQPPTGPPGGGGGPGGPSGKTPGPKRQVNWKWVRRGLGVAAVMAILLPIVTFAMAYFIVEVPKPGDIRTAQVSTILASDGSELARIVPPEGNRVDVDIDQIPVHVRDAAMAAEDRDFYTNPGFSFTGFARAFKNNIFGGDLQGGSTITQQYVKNALVGDARSGLGGVVRKAKELVISTKMSREWSKDAVLQSYLNIIYFGRGSYGIAAASQAYFGKPVEQLNVAEGALMAALIQRPSTLDPAVDPEGAAERWNWVLDGMVTMGALSEADRAAQVFPPTVPPEQATQQTQTTGPNGLIERQVTKELLELFDIDEQTLNTEGLQITTTIDPKAQRAAEEAVAENLDGQMPEMRSAVVSIDPRSGAVKAYYGGSDANGFDFAQAGLPTGSSFKVFALVAALQQGIGLGSQIDSSPVTVNGITINNVEGGGCGTCSIAEALKRSLNTSYYRLMLKLKNGPQDVADAAHAAGVAESIPGIEHTLSEDGQGGPPNNGVVLGQYQSRVIDMASAYATLAASGVYHRPHFVQRVVNSEGKVLFDAAEQDNAGEQRIDKAVADNVTSAMQPIAGYSNGHNLAGGRPSAAKTGTNQLGDTGANRDAWMVGFTPSLSTAVWVGTTDGTRPLVNQYGSPVYGSGLPSDIWKETMDGALEGTDEETFPKPTEIGGYAGVPQAPVQAPPSSTAVVTTPPPPSESVIQPTLEIAPGITIPFGPPTTVTAPPPGPVGVDPNAPPPPGGGPLVPGPPPGAPVPALPPPP
- a CDS encoding glycosyltransferase family 87 protein: MSPAPLAQAVSPAPLAEDTRSDDVRDLPSRNDVTVRALSGLVGGPVGKHALIGRSRFLTPLRVMIAIALLFMALGYSTKAACLQSTDTGTADQRVAVWENQRAYYELCYSDTVPLYTAELLSLGKFPYKSSWIEKDGDGRPHVQYDGSPAVRYMEYPVLTGLYQYVSMTLAKSYTALTKLVSMPIVAEVVMFFNIAAFGLALAWLATVWATSRLAGRRPWDAAVVAASPLLIFQIFTNFDALATAAAMGALLAWSRKKPVLAGALIGIGVALKLYPLLLLLPLVILGVRSGRVRDVGKTVLVTVVTWVAVNLPIMVLFPRGWSEFFRLNTRRGDDMDSIYNVIKSFTGWRGFDPGLGFWEPPTVLNGVTAVLFAICCAAIAYVGLTAKQRPRLAQLVFLVVAAFLLTNKVWSPQYSLWLVPLAALALPHRRILLAWMTIDALVWIPRMLFLYGEQNMGLPQEVFTTTVLLRDVAVIALCALVIRQIYRPEEDLVRWRGRIDDPSGGVFDRAPDAFPSRWPDRLRPAQARTAPPAEHVDAAEPAPVGGS
- the rpsF gene encoding 30S ribosomal protein S6, producing MRPYEIMVILDPTLDERTVAPSLETFLNVIRKDGGSVDKVDIWGRRRLAYEIAKHAEGIYAIVDVKAEPATVSELDRQLNLNESVLRTKVMRTDKH
- a CDS encoding single-stranded DNA-binding protein, whose product is MAGDTILTVVGNLTADPELRFTPSGAAVANFTVASTPRTFDRQTSEWKDGEALFLRCNIWREAAENVAESLTRGSRVIVTGRLKQRSFETREGEKRTVVELEVDEIGPSLKYATAKVNKASRGGGGGGGGFGSGGGGGGSRPSEPPKDDPWGSAPASGSFNGADDEPPF
- the rpsR gene encoding 30S ribosomal protein S18; amino-acid sequence: MAKTTTKRRPAPEKPVKTRKCVFCSKKGKTQNIDYKDTALLRTYISERGKIRARRVTGNCVQHQRDIAIAVKNAREVALLPFSAATR
- the rplI gene encoding 50S ribosomal protein L9, which translates into the protein MKLILTAEVDHLGSAGDTVEVKDGYGRNFLLPRGLAIAASRGAERQATEIRRAREVKSVRDREHANELKNAIESLGEVNLAVRSAGDSGKLFGSVTPSEVVSAIKKAGGPNLDKRTVQLPKAHIKSVGSHPVTVRLTSEVSAALTLNVVAE